The Oryctolagus cuniculus chromosome 4, mOryCun1.1, whole genome shotgun sequence genomic sequence ACACTTATATGGATTTGTGataaataaggaaggaaaatTAATGACACTAAAATAACTGAAAAGGGCAGTCTTTTGACTCAATTAacaagatgcctacatcccacactgcagtgcttaggttttattttctgcctctggctccagatttcagctttctgataatgtagaccctgagaggtTGTGACGATCGCACCTATGATAGAGTTACTGCCATCTATGCGGGGCGATTGATTGATTCCTCAGTTCCTGACTTGGCCTTTGTTTATTCCATTAtgaaaatttggggagtgaactaactcAAGGGAGTTACTACtgtatctctcttcctttctcctgcctctcaaaaaaaagctgaaaattaTTTTAGGGCTCTTATGTGaataaagaaagtgaaaaacacAGGCTAAAGAATGTAAAAATTAGCTTCTTGAACAGTGCTTATTGGAAAATAAATTGCTCTAGAAATTTGAATAAACcttgagaaaaaataattctCTCCTTAatgttaaaaatgcatttatggaATAGAAGTCAAGGAAAAAATAGCCAATAAAGAATTGAATGTTAATAACTGCTGATCAGAAATGAAAGGGAGATGAAAAGTAATATACAGACCTTCAGTATGGAAATGGAAGGAATAATTACCCTTGGGAATGATCAtgtacagaaataaagaaaaacaatttttgcaATGAATTATAAAGTCAGTTTTGCCTAAATTAGTATTGAAGTCTGTAAAAcagctttaagaaaataataatattacatggaaaataaTGCATAGAAAAGCATTTATATTGATATAAAACCTtccaaaatgaataattaaatgaagagaaataaaaaggttgctattatactttttcaaaatgtctttatTAAATAGATATAACATATATGAATATACTTATGTAAATCATATATATTAACAAGCCTGCAAATATTTATGTATCTCTAGTAGATATGGATTTTGGCTCAGATAAAGTAGGCTCAACTCTGCACAGGTAAGTCTCCTAATGACAAGGTTAACAGAATCTCAGCTAAGGTTGAGGTACATCAAGCCATTCCCAACTGTAATGCTATTTCCGGTAGTGTAACATCCCTGGCTTTACTCAGTGACAAATCTCCCTAATGAGTAACAGTTTTCTGTAACTGGGagttatgggggcggggggaggtaaACAGGTCAGCCACAGTTAATTGTAAGATTTTTGATGTCTTCTCAGAATGTTTACAAGAAGTTCCATTAGCCTGTTAAAAGAGTGAACTAGGGATTCCAAGATGACTGAATATGaaaaagatgtgctgattttgaccCAGGTTTTGAAAACCACTGAAGAAAAGCCAAGGGCTTGTATCccagggcagagttagagagaagtctGCAGttgaaattctacagaaagaagagggacgCCTGGGAGCAGCCTGGAAAGAGCTCCCTGACTGCTTGTgcttggggagggctgggggatcATTGCAGAGAGCTTTGTGCTCACAATGAGGCCTGCACAGTGCGGTTCATGTGCCAGCATGGATGTGGGTTGTGCACACTGTGAGCTAACCTTCTGTGTGTAGCAGATCCTTGAGAATCATTTGTATACCAGGAcaagtggtggcaaattcttttaatttctgtttgtttcaccttcatttttgAATGATATCTATGCTTGGTACAATATTCATTGCTgacagtttctttatttttcttttttttctatttttttatttttatttttttcttaaacttttatttaatgaatataaatttccaaagtacagcttatggattgcaatgactttccccccataacgtccctcccacccacaaccctcccctttccctctccctctccccttccattcacatcaagattcattttcaattctctttatatacagaagatcagtttagcatacattaagtaaagatttcaacagtttgctcccatacagaaacataaagtgaaaaatactgtttgagtactagttatcgcATTAGATCACAATgtagagcacactaaggacagagatcctacatgaggagtaagtgcacagtgactcctattgttgacttaacaaatggacactcttgtttatggcctcagtaatcaccctaggctcttgtcatgagctgccaaggctatggaacccccCTGGGTTCAcggactctgatcatttttagacaaggccatggtcaaagtggaagttctctcctcccttcagagaaaggtacctccttctttgatgacccattctatccactgggatctcactcgtggagatctttcatttagtttttttttttttttttttttttttttttttccccagagtgtcttggctttccatgcctgaaatactctcatgggcttttcagccagatctgcatgccttaaggactgattctgaggacagagtgctgtttaggacatctgccattctatgggtctgctgtgtatctcacttcccatgttggatcgttctctcccttttttattctatcagctagtatttgcagacaccattcttgtttatgtgaccctttggttcttagtcctatcattatgatcaattgtgaacagaaattgatcactgggactagtgaaattgcattggtgcatgccacctttgAAAGAAGTGGGCTGTgtagagacggccttgggaaataggggagtaaaccggttcacagagaaagcagtcagctactaaccagagatacacagaacatcctgccttgtagataagcccccttcctgcgcttgctcaaggttaacaaagaaaacTGCAAGGCACGCATGGCACGTAGCAACCcattcctctctcctagagaccccctcccctagtgtatccctttgacctagtacttttccaccgacatcaccacttttagactgccatatAAGGTCCGTTACTGagaattatccaatgaacttacgccagcatatagtatgttaattttgtggttttgccctttaaaagctgtgtaaaatgattgttcggggctcctctctgcctccGCTGCTTGCGGCAGcaagtagagggcccatttgcgcaaatgaaataaaattgctcctgccttttgcatcgtctggtctggagtctgtgtttctggggtcgtcacaaaaggacaccgcttcTGGGGTCCTACAtttgggggctcgtccgggatttgggggaccccagactcccacactccatcggcctgacggaggtaagtttgcttacttgtgtataattgtaattgtggtttgtactgtttgtctttgtctttgccagggcgacgtggaatccgtcctggggcgcctgtacaggctcagtattgactggaccagtgggggagacagacgtgtcctgagacccctggttcaaccctggaggacgctccagtggtggtctgggaaggagggaaagagggcatttcccttcttccaggggagagcctggccagacggccgctcccttctgaaattttagtttcagttttgtctcggtctgttgccgcgcggcttgtgatttgtgttctgtgtgtcgctGTTTTTGTCGCTCTTTGTTTTTTACTGTCTCCCCCATGGGACAACAATTAACACCTTTAAGCCTGACTCTAGGACACTGGAAGGAGGTTCGAGAGATCGCCCGCAGTTTGTCGACGGAAATCCGCAAAAAGGAGTGGGTGACGCTTTGCAACTCCGAATGGCCCACTCTCGGTGTTGGGTGGCCAAAAGATGGAACCTTTAACCTTGACTTAATTTTGCAGATTAAAGACCAAGTCTGCCGCAAGGGTGAAGGGGGACGTCCAGAACAAGTACCCTATGTTATGGTGTGGGAAGACTTGACCCGGAAGCCCCCGCTGTGGGTCAAGCCTTTCATCGCACACGGAGACACCAAAGACCACCAGCAGAAAGATACGGAGGGAGCTGATGAGAGTCCCAGGCTTCCTCCGCCCCCCTCCTTAACTCCCTTGACCCCCGTTCCAGCAGAGACCCCAGTGCAAGGTCCCCCGCCAACCTCAGATCTTTATCCCCTGAAAGAACTCCAGTCATTAAAATCCACATGTCCACCTGTCCTTTCAGATGGACAGGAGGACCTCCTCCTCATGGATCCCCCACCGCCATATAACCATCCGGTGTCAAGGGAGATGCCTCCCTCCGCCCCGTCTCCGGACTCTACAGTCCAAGAATTAAGGGAATCAAAACCCACTTCCCAACGAGACCCCTCACCACCAAGCACCCGCCTGCGTCTTTGCCGAGAGCAGAAGAGTGGGGGGGAATCTTGGGCGGCATCCCAGGCATTCCCATTGCgctcggtgggggggggggagcttcaGTATTGGCCATTCTCCGCATCAGATCTCTACAACTGGAAAACCCACAACCCCCCATTTTCGCAAGACCCGCAGGCCCTCACGGGACTGATCGAGTCGATTTTGTTAACCCACCAACCCACTTGGGATGACTGTCAGCAGCTTTTACAGGCCCTTCTGACCACAGAAGAGTGGCAGCGGGTCTTCACAGAAGCCCGcaaaaatgtgccaggggatgaCGGCCGCCCCACTCAGCTACCTAACGAGATTGATGAGGTGTTCCCGCTGACTCGACCTAATTGGGATTTTAATATGACAGCGGGTAGGGAGCGACTCCGTCTCTACTGCCAGGTTCTCCTGACAGGGCTCCGAGGGGCAGGAAGGCGCCCCACCAATTTGGCCAAGGTACGTGCGATCGTGCAGGGTAGTGAGGAAACTCCGGCAGGATTTTTAGAAAGGCTAATGGAAGGATACAGAATGTATACTCCCTTTGACCCACAGGCCCCCGACTGGCAGGCCGATGTAATCATGTCCTTCATTGGACAATCGGCCCCGGACATCCGCACAAAGCTACAGAGGCTGGAGGGGTTGCTGGGGTATACGCTGCATGACCTAGTCAAGGAGGcagaaaaaattttcaataaaagagaaacaaaggaagaaagagaagagaggttaCGCAGAGAACAGGAACGTAGGGAAGATCAGAGAGATAAAAAAAGGAGTAAAGACCTAGTTAAAATTCTAGCCACCGCAGTTACAGGATCAGAGCAGATTAAAGGTAGACGTGATAGGGACCTGGGAGACAAATGGAGGCCACGGCTGGACCGAGACCAGTGCGCATACTGCAAGGAAAAAGGACACTGGGCTAAAGATTGCCTGAACAGAGGACAGCCGAGGCTCCAGCGGAGAGCAATGCCCGTCTTGGCGCTGGAAGACGACGACTAGGTAGGTCAGGGCCAGGCGCCTCCCCCTGAGCCCCGGGTAACTCTAAGAGTGGGAGGCTGGCCAGTCACCTTCCTGGTCGATACGGGAGCACAACATTCAGTTCTCACAATGGCCGGAGGCCCCCTTAGTTCCAAGACATCATGGGTCCAGGGGGCCACTGGAGGAAAACTGTACAAATGGACTACTGAGCGTAAAGTCGACCTGGCAACAGGGCGGGTCACGCATTCGTTTCTACTAGTACCGGACTGCCCATACCCCCTGCTGGGAAGGGATCTGCTCTCAAACGTTGGGGCCCAGATCCATTTCCAAGACAAGGGGGCCACAGTAGTCGGCCCCACAGGCCAACCCCTCCATGTGTTGACCCTCCAGCTGGAAGATGAACACCACCTTCACGAGAGCCCCCTATCAGCTCAGCCCCAAGTAACATCTGAATGGCTTACTAAATTCCCCCAGTCTTGGGCGGAAACGGGAGGAGTAGGGCTGGCTATCAGACAGCCCCCGGTGATAGTAAACCTGAAGCCCACGGCCACTCCCGTATCAATCCACCAATACCCTATGGCTGCGGAGGCGAAGGATGGAATTCGACCACACATACAGAGACTGATAAAACTGGGCATATTGAGACCTTGTCAGTCACCTTGGAACACCCCTTTGTTACCAGTCAAAAAGCCTGGCTCTAATGATTACAGGCCAGTGCAAGACCTACGGGAAGTAAACCGTAGGGCTGAGGACATTCACCCCACGGTCCCTAACCCATACAACCTGTTGAGCACCCTGCCCCCGACCCGAACTTGGTATACAGTACTTGACCTGAAGGATGCCTTCTTTTGCCTAAGACTGAGCTCCCAGAGTCAACCTCTCTTTGCCTTCGAGTGGAAAGACCCGGAGACTGGGTTTTCGGGACAACTAACGTGGACCAGGCTTCCCCAAGGGTTCAAGAACTCCCCTACGCTGTTTGATGAAGCCCTACACCAGGACTTGGCGGACTTCCGGGTAAAGCCACCCAGAGTTGACTCTCCTACAATATGTGGATGACCTATTGTTAGCTGCAGAGACTGAGCAGGGTTGCACCAGAGGTACGGAGGCCCTACTCTGTAGGTTGGAAGAGCTAGGATACAGGGCTTCCGCGAAAAAGGCCCAACTTTGCACCCAACGCGTGACCTACCTAGGCTACGTATTGGAGGGGGGTCGGAGGTGGCTGACTGAGGAACGGAAAAAGGCCGTAGCGCTCATTCCGCCGCCTAAAAATGCTCGTCACCTCAGGGAGTTCTGGGGCAGTGCCGGTTTCTGCCGCCTCTGGATACCGGGTTTTGCGGAGATGGCAGCATCCCTGTACCCCCTAACCAGGGCAAATTCCCCGTTTATCTGGGGAAGGGAACAACAATTAGCTTTTGACAGAATAAAACGGGCCCTCTTGGAGGCCCCTGCATTAAGCCTCCCGGACCCCGCTAAGCCCTTTACCCTCTATGTGGATGAAAAAGGGGGAATGGCAAAGGGTGTCTTGACTCAGAATTTGGGGCCCTGGAAAAGACCTGTGGcgtatttttcaaagaaactggACAGTGTTGCCTCGGGGTGGCCCCCTTGCCTCCGCATGATTGCGGCTGTGGCCATCTTGGTGAAAGACTCGGACAAATTGACTTTGGGGCAACCACTCACCATAGTGGCACCCCATGCCATCGAGGCCGTCATCCGCCAACCGCCAGACAGATGGCTCTCGAATGCCAGGATCACCTACTACCAGGCCATGCTGCTCAACCCTGAACGGGTCCGGTATGGGACTGCTGCCTCGCTCAACCCGGCCACCCTGCTTCCTGAGCCGGGGTCTGAATCACAAGTCGACCACGACTTCCACCAAGTGTTAGCCGAAGTGCACGGGACCCGAGAGGACCTGACCGATCTACCCCTGTCAGACGCAGTCACCTGGTATACGGACGGGAGCAGCTTCTTGCACCAAGGTGAGAGAAAGGCAGGGGCGGCGGTAGTTGATGGGGAAACTGTCATATGGGCttctgctctgcccccagggactTCGGCACAGAAGGCTGAACTTGTGGCCCTCACCCAAGCACTTCATGCCGCTGAGAATCGGAGAGTAAATATTTATACAGACAGCCGTTATGCCTTTGCCACAGTGCATATACATGGGGAAATATATTGGAGGAGAGGGTTGTTAACCTCAGGGGGCAAGGACATTAAAAATAAGCAGGAGATCCTAGACCTCCTACAAGCCCTCCACCTTCCTAAGAAAGTGAGCATCATCCACTGCCCAGGTCATCAGAAAGGAGATGACGCAGTGGCCAAGGGGAATAGAATGGCGGATGAGGTGGCTAGAACAAGAGCCCTGGACAGCGTCACTCTGGTAACGCAGTCATCTGAAACCTCAAATAACCCTGGGTGGTCATATTCGGAGCAAGATGTGACAGCCATCCAAAGACTGGGAGGCGCGTACAACGGCCAGCGTAAGGTCTGGGAGATCCAGGGGAAAACAGTATTACCAAGAAAGGAAGCCAAGGACCTCATACAAGACCTCCATAGATGGACCCACTTGGGGCATAAAAAGTTAAAGGCCCTACTGGACAGAGAGGAACTAACCTATTTCATAATAGGACTGAACTCACTAGTAAAACAAGCCTGTGTTCCTTGTGCAAAAGTAAATCCAAAGTGTCTTAAAGTACCAGAGGGAGCAAGGATGCGAGGGGCACGCCCGGGAACAAACTGGGAGGTGGACTTTACCGAAATTCGTCCCGGTAGGTATGGAATTAAGTATCtcctagtatttgtagacactttTTCCGGCTGGACAGAGGCTTTTCCGGTAAAGAAGGAAACAGCGCAGGTGGTGGTCAAGAAAATCTTGGAAGAAATTTTTCCACGGTTTGGCCTACCTAAGGTACTGGGATCAGATAATGGGCCGGCCTTTGTCTCCCGGGTAAGTCAGTTGGTGGCTAAGGTACTGGGGATTGATTGGAAATTGCATTGTGCGTATAGACCCCAGAGTTCAGGACAGGTAGAGCGCATGAATAGAACAATTAAGGAGACCTTAACTAAATTAATGATGGAGACTGGCGCTAGAGACTGGGTCGAGTTATTACCATTGGCCCTATTCCGGGCCCGCAACACCCTATCCGCGTTTGGGTTAACTCCGTATGAAATATTGTATGGGGGCCCTCCCCCAATAGCTGACTTGTTGGGGCCTAGCATTGACTCTTATGCCACTTCCCCCTGCCTGCAGACCCGACTGAGAGCTCTGCAGCTGATTCAAAAGCACGTGTGGAAACCTCTAGCGGCAGTGTACCACTCCAAGTGCCCTGCAGTGCCACACCCGTTCCAGATTGGAGATTCAGTGTACGTCCGCAGACATCAGTCCAGGACCCTCGAGCCGTGTTGGAAGGGACCCTACACGGTGCTGCTGACGACCCCCACTGCAGTGAAGGTCGACGGGATCGCCGCCTGGATTCACGCTTCCCACGTCAAGAAGGCACTGCCGGAAGGAGAAGGCCCCGCGGACGACTCAGCCAGATGGACGCTCCAGCGCACTCAAAACCCCCTCAAgataagacttttaaaaactgcttaaTGTTTGTAATCATTAGCCTGTGGCCTGTATTACTCATAACTCACCCTAGTCTCGCCCTATCCAGCTCGTCCCTCTCAAACGCCCATGCCCCGCAAAAGCTCACCTGGGAAGATCTCCCCTTTGGGTAGCGTGGCCTGGTCAATCAGCGACACTCGGGTCCCAGGGACGTGGTGGCCTTCTCTCCACCCAGACGTATGCCAGATGGTCCTGGGGCTAGATACCTGGGATCTACCAGATCAAGACAGCCTCACTCTGAATCCAACGGGTCCGGTCGGAGAGCCTCGTCCCTCGGGATGTAGATACCGAAACCGAAGGTGCTGACTACGTCAGCTTGAATTCTATGTGTGCCCCAAAGATGGTAGAAGGTGGGATCAGATTTACCGGTGTGGGGGGCCAGAGTCCCTATACTGTAAGAACTGGGGGTTCGAAACTACAGGTGCAGCATACTGGGGCCTTCCTCTGAGTGGGACTGGATTACTGTACAGCGTAACTTCACTCCTGAGGGAAAAGATCAGTGTTTAAACCTACTCCCGGAAGGCCGTGGGCCCACTTCCCCATGTGCAAGTTCCCCCATGTGTAATCCCCTTAATATTACTTTCACCGCCTCAGGAAAACAATGCACAGCACTGTCTAGTTGGATAAAAGGGAGAATCTGGGGAATGTGCTATTATGTTCCTGGTAAAGATTTTGGGTTTTGGTTCAAAATTAGACTAAAAATCACCTCTCCCGACCCCCTACTGGTAGGGCCTAACAGGGCTTTCACCCCCGCCTACCAACCGAGCCACCCTTGGCTTAAGACAACCAAGCAGCCGGCCTCTAAGGAAATAGGCTCGCCAACGCTGACCCCTAAGAGGACAAGGCCACCGGCTCCCCCCGCAAGGTTACCTGCAGGAGAAAGAGCAATGTTGCTAATACGGGGTGCCTTTACGGCGATGAATCAGTCTCACCCTGACCTGACCGACCCCTGCTGGTTATGCTTGTCTGCAAGCCTGCCTTCTATGAAGGAATAGCTGTTGTTGGGGCCTTCAACACCTCCTTGTCCCATCGACAGTGTCCCACCACTAACCCCCTAATGACTTTGACAGAGGTCTCGGGTAGGGGACCCTGTGTCGGGAACCCACCCTCGGCCTACCGGCACCTCTGTAACAGCACCACCAACTCCTCCCGGATAGACCGGGACTTGTATTTGGTGCCACCCCCCGGAACCTGGTGGGCATGCTCACACGGTGGCCTCACTCCCTGTGTGTCCACCACTGTTCTCAACATGACCGGGGGTTTCTGTGTCTTAGTGGCAGTCGTCCCAAAGGTGATTTACCACCCGGAAAACACACTTGAAGAGCGGTATGACAGCACTGTAACTAGATTCCGTAGGGAGCTGACCTCCATGACCCTAGCAGTTCTACTGAGTTTTGGGGTAGCGGCtgctgggctgggcacagggaaGACCGCCCTAACCCAGGGGAGCAGCGGGCTGGCAATCCTTCAGCAGGCGGTGGACGCGGACATCATGGAAATAGAACAAAACCTCCAACGATTACAAGAGTCCCTCACCTCCCTTTCAGAGGTTGTGCTCCAAAATCACAGGGGCTTGGACCTGTTGTTCCTAAAACAAGGAGGGCTATGTGCCTCCCTCAAAGAAGAATGCTGCTTCTATATAGACCACTCCGGAGTAGTAAAAGATTCTCTAGCCAAACTAAGAGAACGGCTAGAAAAgagaagacaagagaaagaaCAAACTCAAAACTGGTTTGAGAGATGGTATAACAGGTCACCCTGGTTGACAACCTTGCTCTCCACCATAGCGGGCCCCCTCATTATCCTGCTTCTAATCCTGACCTTCGGGCCATGCATTATAAATCGATTACTCCAGTTTGTTAGGGATAGACTGTCCACCGTACAGGCATTAGTCCTTACAcaacagtatcaagccctggccaccagtgacagtgttgaaacccctcattaacgggcacacaattttaggattaaaattagttcaaagagaaaatgggggaatgaaagaAGCGGGCTGTGTAGAGATGGCCTTGGGAAAtaggggagtaaaccggttcacagagaaagcagtcagctactaaccagagatacacagaacatcctgccttgtagataagcccccttcctgcgcttgctcaaggttaacaaagaaaacTGCAAGGCACGCACGGCACATAGCAACCCGttcctctctcctagagaccCACTCCCCTagtgtatccctttgacctagtacttttccaccgacatcaccacttttagactgccatatAAGGTCCGTTACTGagaattatccaatgaacttctggttttgccctttaaaagctgtgtaaaatgattgttcggggctcctctctgcctccGCTGCTTGCGGCAGcaagtagagggcccatttgcgcaaatgaaataaaattgcctcctgccttttgcatcgtctggtctggagtctgtgtttctggggtcgtcacaaaaggacactgCTTCTGGGGTCCtacaccttgataggattgaattggaatcccctgggatgtttctaactctaccatttgaggtaagtcagcttgagcatgtcctgaattgcacatctcttccctctcttattcccactcttatatttaacagcgttcacttttcagttaaggttccacacttaagaagaattgtgtattgattacagtattcaaccaaaagtattaagtagaacaaacaaaaaaaaatactaagagggataacatattaagctgctcatcaacagtcagggtgagggctgatcaagtcaccatttctcatagtgttcatttcactttaacaggtttcctttttggtgctcagttagttgtcacctatcaaggagatcaagtggtatttgtccctttgggattggcttatttcacttaacataatgatttccaaattcctaacagcgatcactttcagttaaaatttaagcacctaagaataattgtgtgttaattacagagttcaaccaatattactagaaaacatacgatatttgtccctttgggactggcttaattcactcagcatgacgttttccaaattcctccatcttgctgcaaatgactgggtttcattgtttttgactgctgtgtagtatcctatagagtacatgccccataatttctttatccagaatactgttgatggccatttgggttggttccaggtcttagctattgtgaattgagctgcaataaacattaaggtgcagacagcttttttgtttgccaattaaatttcctttgggtaaattccaaggagtgggatggctgggttgaatggtagggttatcttcaggtttctgaggaatctccagactgacttccatagtggcttaaccaatttgcattcccaccaacagtgggttagtgggttagtgtccctttttccccacatcctctccagcatctattgttggtagatttctgaatgtgagccattctaaccagggtgaggtgaatcctcattgtggttttgatttgcatttccctgattgctagtgaccttgaacattttttcatgtgcctgttggccatttggatttcctcttttgaaaaatgtctattgaggtctttggccaactcttttttttaacttttatttaatgaatataaatttccgaagtacagcttatggattgcaatgacttcccccccataacatccctcccacccacaaccctcccctttcccactccctctccccttccattcacatcaagattcattttcgtttctctttatatacagaagatcagtttagcatatattaagtaaagatttcaacagtttgctcccacacagaaacataaagtgaaaaatactgtttgagtactagttatcgcATTAGATCACAATgtagagcacactaaggacagagatccttcatgaggagtaagtgcacagtgactcctattgttgacttaacaaattaacactcttgtttatggcatcagtaatcaccctaggctcttgtcatgagctgccaaggctatggaagccccctgagttcacggactctgatcatttttagacaaggccatggtcaaagtggaagttctctcctcccttcagagaaaggtacctccttctctgatgacccgttctttccactgggatctcactcgtggagatctttcatttaggttgtttttttcccccagagtgtcttggctttccatgcctgaaatactctcatgtgcatttcagccggatccgcatgccttaagggctgattctgaggccagagtgctgttaggacatgtgccattctatgggtctgctgtgtatctcacttcccatgttggatcgtcctctccctttttgattctatcagctagtatttgcagacactagtcttgtttatgtgatccctttggttcttagtcctattattacgatcaattgtgaacagaaattgatcactgggacaagtgagatggcattggtacatgccacctcgatggga encodes the following:
- the LOC103351068 gene encoding LOW QUALITY PROTEIN: uncharacterized protein (The sequence of the model RefSeq protein was modified relative to this genomic sequence to represent the inferred CDS: deleted 1 base in 1 codon; substituted 1 base at 1 genomic stop codon); translation: MGQQLTPLSLTLGHWKEVREIARSLSTEIRKKEWVTLCNSEWPTLGVGWPKDGTFNLDLILQIKDQVCRKGEGGRPEQVPYVMVWEDLTRKPPLWVKPFIAHGDTKDHQQKDTEGADESPRLPPPPSLTPLTPVPAETPVQGPPPTSDLYPLKELQSLKSTCPPVLSDGQEDLLLMDPPPPYNHPVSREMPPSAPSPDSTVQELRESKPTSQRDPSPPSTRLRLCREQKSGGESWAASQAFPLRSVGGGELQYWPFSASDLYNWKTHNPPFSQDPQALTGLIESILLTHQPTWDDCQQLLQALLTTEEWQRVFTEARKNVPGDDGRPTQLPNEIDEVFPLTRPNWDFNMTAGRERLRLYCQVLLTGLRGAGRRPTNLAKVRAIVQGSEETPAGFLERLMEGYRMYTPFDPQAPDWQADVIMSFIGQSAPDIRTKLQRLEGLLGYTLHDLVKEAEKIFNKRETKEEREERLRREQERREDQRDKKRSKDLVKILATAVTGSEQIKGRRDRDLGDKWRPRLDRDQCAYCKEKGHWAKDCLNRGQPRLQRRAMPVLALEDDDXVGQGQAPPPEPRVTLRVGGWPVTFLVDTGAQHSVLTMAGGPLSSKTSWVQGATGGKLYKWTTERKVDLATGRVTHSFLLVPDCPYPLLGRDLLSNVGAQIHFQDKGATVVGPTGQPLHVLTLQLEDEHHLHESPLSAQPQVTSEWLTKFPQSWAETGGVGLAIRQPPVIVNLKPTATPVSIHQYPMAAEAKDGIRPHIQRLIKLGILRPCQSPWNTPLLPVKKPGSNDYRPVQDLREVNRRAEDIHPTVPNPYNLLSTLPPTRTWYTVLDLKDAFFCLRLSSQSQPLFAFEWKDPETGFSGQLTWTRLPQGFKNSPTLFDEALHQDLADFRVKHPELTLLQYVDDLLLAAETEQGCTRGTEALLCRLEELGYRASAKKAQLCTQRVTYLGYVLEGGRRWLTEERKKAVALIPPPKNARHLREFWGSAGFCRLWIPGFAEMAASLYPLTRANSPFIWGREQQLAFDRIKRALLEAPALSLPDPAKPFTLYVDEKGGMAKGVLTQNLGPWKRPVAYFSKKLDSVASGWPPCLRMIAAVAILVKDSDKLTLGQPLTIVAPHAIEAVIRQPPDRWLSNARITYYQAMLLNPERVRYGTAASLNPATLLPEPGSESQVDHDFHQVLAEVHGTREDLTDLPLSDAVTWYTDGSSFLHQGERKAGAAVVDGETVIWASALPPGTSAQKAELVALTQALHAAENRRVNIYTDSRYAFATVHIHGEIYWRRGLLTSGGKDIKNKQEILDLLQALHLPKKVSIIHCPGHQKGDDAVAKGNRMADEVARTRALDSVTLVTQSSETSNNPGWSYSEQDVTAIQRLGGAYNGQRKVWEIQGKTVLPRKEAKDLIQDLHRWTHLGHKKLKALLDREELTYFIIGLNSLVKQACVPCAKVNPKCLKVPEGARMRGARPGTNWEVDFTEIRPGRYGIKYLLVFVDTFSGWTEAFPVKKETAQVVVKKILEEIFPRFGLPKVLGSDNGPAFVSRVSQLVAKVLGIDWKLHCAYRPQSSGQVERMNRTIKETLTKLMMETGARDWVELLPLALFRARNTLSAFGLTPYEILYGGPPPIADLLGPSIDSYATSPCLQTRLRALQLIQKHVWKPLAAVYHSKCPAVPHPFQIGDSVYVRRHQSRTLEPCWKGPYTVLLTTPTAVKVDGIAAWIHASHVKKALPEGEGPADDSARWTLQRTQNPLKIRLLKTA